One region of Rubripirellula tenax genomic DNA includes:
- a CDS encoding molybdopterin-containing oxidoreductase family protein — protein sequence MTLESEPVHQSSTTTCPLDCPDACKLVVTVQDNRVVKIDGAKDDPYTDGYICGKVRKYANHVYSDLRLRTPLRRNGPKGHGQFTPISWDEAFSEIVDRIKQDRSRFGAESILPLCYGGSNGKLTQDALDARFFYRLGASRLARTVCAAPSGAAYDALYGKMPGVSCLDYDDSNLIVIWGNNPHASGIHQVPHIQNAQRRGAKLVVVDPKETQLASTADLHLPIFPGSDLVVALAMIRWLNQAGFVDGEFIQQHTNGFEQLLGRADEWTVSRAASVARVPESSLEEFFQWYGESDPAVIRCGWGPERNRNGGSATAAILAIPAVANKFKRSGGFTMSNSAAWRLNQHSVINATPPPTRRINMNLIGETLLHADNPPISTLFVYNCNPVATLPEQNKVLSGLQREDLFTVVFDQVLTDTAVYADIVLPATTFLEHHDLRSGYGNTRLGTISPAIDPIGQSKSNNEVFAELLDRLELSQPGDVTRDNELLEALLGPQAHQQIQQSAELMPDIGCRPIQMEDVFPATPSGKIELFPESLQRESRAGLYRYIDDQPNGTQYPLALISPATRQLVNSSLGYLIEKQAVVTMHASDAAKRNICDGQSVRIFNASGEVIVDAHVTESIAPGVVSLPKGIWMRHSKNHRTSNALSPDTLSDIGAGACFNDARVEISLTSENQNQ from the coding sequence ATGACACTCGAATCAGAACCTGTACACCAGTCATCGACGACCACCTGTCCCCTGGACTGCCCTGATGCGTGCAAGTTAGTCGTGACGGTCCAAGACAACCGGGTCGTCAAGATCGATGGCGCCAAGGACGATCCTTACACGGATGGCTACATCTGCGGAAAAGTTCGCAAATACGCCAACCATGTTTATTCCGATCTGCGCCTACGAACTCCCTTGCGCAGAAACGGTCCCAAGGGCCACGGCCAGTTCACACCCATTTCGTGGGACGAAGCTTTTTCGGAGATCGTCGATCGCATTAAGCAGGATCGTTCACGATTCGGTGCCGAGTCCATTCTTCCGCTTTGCTACGGCGGCTCCAATGGCAAGCTGACGCAAGACGCTCTTGATGCACGGTTCTTCTATCGCTTAGGGGCATCACGCCTGGCGCGAACGGTTTGTGCCGCACCTTCGGGCGCGGCTTACGATGCGCTCTACGGAAAGATGCCCGGTGTCTCCTGTCTTGACTATGACGACAGCAACCTGATTGTTATCTGGGGCAACAATCCTCATGCGTCCGGGATTCACCAGGTTCCGCACATTCAAAACGCTCAGCGGCGAGGAGCCAAGTTGGTCGTCGTTGACCCTAAGGAGACGCAACTAGCATCCACGGCAGACCTGCATCTACCGATCTTCCCCGGTAGCGACTTGGTCGTCGCACTCGCCATGATTCGTTGGTTGAATCAGGCAGGTTTCGTAGACGGTGAATTCATTCAGCAGCACACAAACGGTTTTGAGCAGTTACTTGGTCGCGCGGACGAGTGGACGGTTTCCCGAGCAGCTTCCGTGGCTCGCGTGCCGGAGTCTTCACTGGAAGAATTCTTTCAATGGTATGGTGAATCGGATCCCGCCGTGATCCGCTGCGGCTGGGGCCCAGAACGCAATCGAAATGGCGGAAGTGCCACGGCCGCGATTCTGGCAATCCCAGCCGTTGCGAACAAGTTCAAGCGTTCGGGTGGTTTCACAATGTCCAATTCTGCAGCTTGGCGTTTGAATCAACATTCAGTAATCAACGCTACACCGCCGCCAACACGCCGCATCAATATGAACTTGATCGGCGAGACGTTGTTGCACGCGGACAATCCGCCAATCTCGACGCTCTTCGTATACAACTGCAATCCGGTGGCAACGCTTCCCGAGCAAAACAAAGTGCTCAGCGGTCTGCAGCGGGAAGACTTGTTCACGGTGGTGTTTGATCAAGTTCTTACGGACACGGCGGTCTACGCGGACATCGTCTTGCCTGCGACTACGTTTCTAGAACACCACGATCTGCGAAGCGGTTACGGCAACACGCGTTTGGGGACTATCAGTCCTGCCATCGATCCCATCGGGCAATCCAAGAGTAACAACGAAGTCTTCGCAGAACTGCTTGATCGTTTGGAGTTGTCGCAACCAGGTGACGTGACCCGCGACAACGAACTCCTGGAAGCACTACTGGGTCCGCAAGCACACCAACAAATTCAGCAATCAGCTGAGCTCATGCCCGATATTGGTTGTCGACCGATTCAAATGGAGGATGTCTTTCCCGCGACGCCCAGCGGCAAAATCGAGCTCTTTCCAGAGTCGCTTCAGCGCGAGTCCCGGGCCGGGCTTTATCGATACATCGACGATCAACCCAACGGCACCCAATATCCGCTTGCTCTGATCTCACCAGCAACTCGTCAATTGGTCAACTCATCGTTGGGATATCTGATCGAAAAGCAGGCCGTTGTCACAATGCATGCCTCCGACGCAGCCAAGCGCAACATCTGTGATGGCCAATCAGTTCGGATTTTCAATGCCAGTGGGGAAGTCATCGTCGACGCTCACGTGACGGAATCGATCGCTCCTGGAGTTGTCAGTCTACCCAAAGGAATTTGGATGAGGCATTCCAAGAACCATCGAACATCTAACGCTCTTTCGCCCGATACGCTCTCGGACATCGGAGCTGGTGCTTGCTTCAACGACGCTCGGGTGGAAATTAGCTTAACTTCGGAGAATCAGAACCAATGA
- a CDS encoding DinB family protein gives MITLTGYIIVSEEEIAQIREALPKHIDATRAESGCLRFDVNESEHERGRFDVYEQFRDRESFEQHQARAKASEWANISRNVERHYTVSGMPNISDATASALLNSVAAARDWLLDLDDQTVRHRPSLDRWSIIEVLGHLVDSACNNHQRFVRGQESDELVFPKYEQNSWVSKGYYQQSDWVDLVELWSHYNRHLAQVIKHIPESQLATPCTITPYETCSLEFIVTDYVTHLNHHLNRIRERVA, from the coding sequence ATGATTACTCTCACAGGCTACATCATCGTCTCCGAAGAAGAGATCGCCCAGATCCGCGAAGCGCTTCCCAAGCACATCGACGCAACGCGAGCGGAATCGGGATGCTTGCGCTTTGACGTCAATGAAAGCGAACACGAGCGGGGGCGGTTTGACGTTTACGAGCAATTCAGAGACAGGGAGTCGTTCGAACAACACCAAGCACGCGCAAAAGCTTCCGAGTGGGCTAACATTTCGCGAAACGTTGAACGCCACTACACCGTCAGCGGCATGCCAAACATTTCTGACGCGACTGCATCCGCATTGCTGAACTCCGTGGCTGCAGCGCGTGATTGGCTGCTGGATCTGGACGATCAAACTGTCCGTCATCGGCCGTCGCTTGATCGCTGGTCGATCATCGAAGTCCTTGGGCATCTCGTCGACTCTGCATGCAACAATCACCAGCGATTCGTTCGCGGCCAAGAATCAGATGAGCTCGTGTTCCCTAAGTACGAACAGAATTCATGGGTATCCAAGGGCTACTATCAACAAAGCGATTGGGTGGATCTAGTCGAGCTGTGGTCCCATTACAACCGACACCTAGCACAAGTCATCAAGCACATTCCCGAGTCGCAGCTCGCCACGCCATGCACGATCACGCCCTACGAAACATGCTCGTTGGAATTCATCGTCACCGACTACGTCACGCACCTGAACCACCACCTCAATCGCATCCGAGAGCGAGTGGCTTAG
- a CDS encoding TolB family protein, with the protein MPKKLVYIMDTGASKADVLMQADSEYDRQGSAVWSPDGTRIGFDSFRSLTGETFRECHVFLTDIDGKEWADLGDGAMPSFSHDASRICFSRYSPNHGVWLMNADGSGKECIDPRGWSPRWSPNGKWIAYTRGANFVLYDPAERKEVRLLLHGDRANRYSTIFWSFDWSRDSKSLAFKGSLREPKANATDDDAQYEVATVNVNGSDHGFEVCYSGKTSDQITWHPDGSLIFSMANKSAGKPQFYTLASNGKAEPELLAKQPDFRWIEGAAWSPDGKRLLMIGTPK; encoded by the coding sequence ATGCCGAAGAAGCTCGTCTACATCATGGACACGGGGGCTTCGAAAGCTGATGTGCTGATGCAAGCGGATTCGGAGTATGACCGACAAGGCTCTGCTGTCTGGTCACCTGATGGCACGCGGATTGGGTTTGATTCATTCCGTTCCCTGACGGGCGAGACGTTTCGCGAATGCCACGTGTTCTTGACAGACATCGACGGTAAGGAGTGGGCTGATTTGGGCGACGGAGCGATGCCGAGTTTTTCGCATGACGCTTCCAGGATCTGTTTTTCACGCTACTCGCCCAATCACGGAGTTTGGCTGATGAATGCTGATGGTTCGGGAAAAGAATGCATCGATCCAAGGGGATGGTCACCCCGCTGGTCACCCAACGGAAAATGGATTGCCTACACTCGTGGCGCAAACTTTGTCTTGTACGATCCCGCAGAAAGGAAAGAGGTGCGTCTGCTCCTCCATGGTGACCGTGCCAATCGATATAGCACCATCTTCTGGTCGTTCGATTGGTCACGAGACAGCAAGTCGCTGGCTTTCAAGGGATCCTTACGCGAGCCGAAAGCCAATGCTACTGACGACGACGCACAATACGAAGTCGCCACTGTGAATGTGAACGGATCTGATCACGGATTTGAGGTCTGTTACTCAGGAAAGACCAGCGATCAAATCACTTGGCATCCCGACGGATCACTGATCTTTTCCATGGCCAACAAGTCGGCAGGTAAACCACAGTTTTACACTCTGGCTTCAAACGGCAAAGCTGAGCCAGAACTACTGGCCAAACAACCGGATTTTCGGTGGATCGAAGGAGCCGCGTGGTCGCCTGACGGAAAAAGATTGCTGATGATCGGCACTCCCAAATGA
- a CDS encoding prenyltransferase/squalene oxidase repeat-containing protein, with protein sequence MEIAKPAVTALYVMAALSAGHEPGDGPLGDSLNRAIDYVLSTQIENGLFTLERVSLTGPEDHKAGQLALYNHGICGTVLGEVYGMTDATRSARIETAIEKALAFATENQRRPIRANEHLDRGGWRYIKQVPISQPQSDLSVTSWQIMFMRSAHNAGFDFPKESIDQAINYVRMCFDEPTGGFQYATHRSEQITRGMTGAGVLCLFLTGNYDDRIERQSGAWLLRQEFTRYNQSRQHDRYFYAAYYCSQAAYQLGGEYWSKTYVPLAETLVAHQHARGNWDEDHHNREYSDTYSTAMAILALTPPYQLLPIYQR encoded by the coding sequence ATGGAAATAGCCAAGCCTGCAGTGACAGCGCTTTATGTGATGGCAGCCTTGTCAGCCGGACACGAACCCGGTGATGGCCCGCTCGGTGACTCACTCAATCGCGCCATCGACTATGTCTTATCGACCCAAATCGAAAACGGACTATTTACGCTGGAACGCGTTAGCTTGACAGGACCGGAAGACCACAAGGCTGGGCAGTTGGCATTGTACAACCATGGTATTTGCGGGACGGTGCTCGGCGAAGTCTATGGCATGACCGACGCGACGCGATCGGCAAGGATCGAAACAGCGATTGAGAAAGCGTTGGCTTTTGCCACTGAGAATCAACGACGCCCGATTCGCGCCAACGAACATCTCGATCGAGGCGGATGGCGGTACATCAAACAAGTTCCTATTAGCCAACCACAGTCGGATCTGTCGGTCACGAGCTGGCAAATTATGTTCATGCGTTCTGCACACAATGCTGGCTTCGATTTTCCCAAAGAATCGATCGATCAAGCCATCAACTATGTTCGAATGTGTTTTGACGAACCAACCGGAGGTTTTCAGTACGCCACTCATCGCAGCGAACAGATCACTCGCGGTATGACCGGTGCTGGTGTGCTGTGTCTGTTTTTGACAGGAAACTACGACGATCGAATTGAACGTCAGTCGGGTGCTTGGCTCTTGCGTCAGGAATTCACTCGATACAACCAATCACGGCAACATGACCGCTATTTCTATGCGGCGTACTATTGCAGCCAAGCGGCCTACCAACTCGGTGGTGAGTACTGGTCGAAAACGTACGTGCCACTTGCTGAGACGCTCGTCGCCCATCAACACGCGCGAGGCAACTGGGACGAAGACCATCACAATCGGGAGTACAGCGATACGTACTCCACCGCGATGGCGATCCTGGCGCTCACGCCTCCGTATCAACTGCTTCCTATCTACCAACGATAA